GCTCGCTCGGCGCGACGACCGGGCCGCTGTTCCAAGCGGTCGGCAAGCCCGACCTCGCGACGAAGATTCAGCTCGGGAAACTGGCCATCATCGCGGTGCTGATTTACCCGGCGACGGAGGCCTACGGCGTCGCTGGCACGGCGGGAGTCATCGTCGTCAACTCGCTGTTCTTCTCCGAACCGGTCGCGGGCTATCTCGCGGTCAGGGAAGTCGATGGCGAGATGCGGGAACTACTCGCGCTGATTGGGTACCCACTAGTTGCGAGCGCGGTGATGGGCGGCGCAGTGTTCTGGGTGCGAGAGACCGCTGGACTGTCTGAAGGAATTCTGGCCTTCAGCGCGCTCGTGCTGGTCGGCGTCGGGTCGTACGCGCTCTCGACGCTCGTGCTGACGCGCTGGTTCGGCTACGACCTGCTCACGACGATTCGGACGATGACCGAGTCGCTGAGTACGTAATCCCCCTGGTAGCGTCGTTTCTGGGGACTACGCTTTTACTTCTTTCCGCCGTACCCTATCTATGACCAACTGGTCCGCAGTCGGATGGGGCTTCGTCGTCTCCGTAATCGTCGGCACGATAGGCATCGTCATTCCGGGTCTCGGCCAACTCACGGCGGGTCTCGTCGGCGGGTTCCTCGCGGGCTACATGGCCGCCGGTGGCATCGGCCGCGGTGCGTGGCACGGCCTGCTCGCTGGCTCGATCGGTGGCATCGTCCTCGCTATCGTTCTTGGTCTCGTAATCAGCGTCGTCGGGTCGTTCGGTCTGGGACCTCTCGGTCCCGTCGTCGGCGGGAGCGTCTTCGTCCTCGGTGTCGTCCTCGCGCTGGTGTTGGGCTTGGAGAGCGCGCTGGCCGGTGCGGTTGGCGGGTGGATTGCGGAGGAGTAGGCTCTTTGGCGTGGCCGCCCATGCACCGAGTATGGCAGACACCGACGCCGACACGCTACTCCCGAACGGTCGAATGCGAGAGGGTGCCCTCGCGGGCGACGTGACACAGATTCATCGCGGCCACCAGTACGCCGAGGAGGGCGACCGCTTCGAAATCGAGG
The sequence above is a segment of the Halorussus halophilus genome. Coding sequences within it:
- a CDS encoding DUF5518 domain-containing protein yields the protein MTNWSAVGWGFVVSVIVGTIGIVIPGLGQLTAGLVGGFLAGYMAAGGIGRGAWHGLLAGSIGGIVLAIVLGLVISVVGSFGLGPLGPVVGGSVFVLGVVLALVLGLESALAGAVGGWIAEE